The DNA window CAGTGAAGAGAGTTGTTTACACTTCAGGTATATCGACTGTTTTATTTAGTGGAAATGGTCAACAAGTGGCGGATGAGAGTGCATGGACAGACATAGATTACTTCAGAAGTCTAAATGTAATTGGCAATCCTTCCTTGATTGCCAAGACATATACCGAAAGGGCAGCTCTGGAATTTGCCGAACAACATGGATTGGATCTAGTGACTTTGATTCCTTCCCTGGTGTTCGGTCCCTTCATTTGTCCTAAAATCCCAAGGTCTGTGCACATGGGACTAGCCATGGTTCTGGGTATGTTTTCAGTTTCATTTGCTATGACTCTTGCAAACTGGTTCATTTTAACTTTCGGCTTAAAAACAATTCAGAATCTATTTAGTTGCAAAATGAAttctaaactaaattaaaaggttgttagttaaatcttcattttaattaaaaaaaatcatgaattttaattttaacttatgCTACTTAATTTCCTTAGTTACTGTGAATCAATTTTATCAGTCATGTGTTTatgttaaatcatttttatcataagttatttattaaaaaaaaaacttattttggatTATATATGCGTtaggcttggttttttttcaggTAGAATAacttgttttgaatatttttctaagaataTTTTACAATTACTAAGTTTTGTcaagtaaataaataagaaaattgaggAAAATATTTCACGTAAGCTATTTTATATGAAACGTAAACTTAATGTCAGAAATCCCTTCCTAGAAGTTATGTTAATGGATGCTATAAGCTGCAGCATTCATACAAGAACTTTTGACAGCTTTGAATGTGCAGGCAACAGGAATCACTATCGATTCCTTATCAAGTCGAACATGGTACACATAGATGATGTGGCTATGGCACACATTTTTCTGCTTGAAAATTCTAATGCAAAAGGGAGATATCTTTGTTCATCGAACGAAGTATCGCTCAATGAGATGTTTGAATTTCTTTCTGCTACATACCCAGATCTTCAAATCCCAGCAAGAGAGTGAGCCTGCATTTCCTACATGTTTCCATTAATCTTTAAAGAAAGctgtttctaatttattttgtgGACCTTACATCTCTCTCTTGGATGCAGATCCATTTCATCCTTGAAGGACATTGAAGGTTATAAAATATGTAGCCTCTCATCCAAGAAGCTCCTGGATTGTGGATTCAAATTTAAGTATGGTCTTGGAGACATGTTTGATGGAGCTATACAATCCTGCAAGGAGAAGggacttttttaaatatttcgtcaaaaaactatattatcaTTTTGGCTCTAActcgtaattgtttttttctagttatttttaacagcccatttgttttttaagtgtaCCGCATGGTgtatttttcatgattaaatGGTGTTTTGTAACCCagtttaagatgttttttaaaaataatttttaattaatgatttattaaaataattttttaattttttttaatttttaacatcaatatataaaaacaataaaaaaatctaaaaaaacattcaattaatatttatttagattaaaaaaatactttaaaaaatatttaaaaaacaagttgaatcaCAAACACATATAGTTAAAATGtccatttaatatatatatatatatatatatatagatatatagtAATTTCCCCTCTATTCTAGCTTAGTATAGATCTAACGTTGTTAATAATCTGTATACTATTAATAGAAAATGACTGATACCCAACATTACTAATAACCTATATACTATTGATTTATAGTTGAATAAAAGTTAGTATCTTAGATTTCGTTTTGTATGatttttgcaaattaatttaaattgttttctaacttctgattcatataaatataataaatatacttATTTAGAAATAGATTTTGGTTTAAATCAAAAGCTTTTtacaaatttagattaaatttttgttttaataaaaaattaaaaatttgaacttATGAATTctgacttttattatttttttctttaaaaaagttaattccagttatttttattaaatatattcataacctaaaatatttttaacttatttttttcctaggttatttatataaaaaaacttttaaattattatttaaagtaaaaaaattcttttcataAATCATACTAAACATCCTCTAAATTGCTCAGCCCTTTGGCTCAAGAAACTATGTAAATAGTCTTTGCTAGCCACGTGCATGTGTTTCATCCTAtagcttattttgtttttttgtgcaATATAATATGTTTAGCGCTAccagaaaattagaaaatataaacagACACaccgacaaaatatttttattaatatattgtaGTAAATATTTCCGATTGAATATGTCCTTGTTGGATCCATCGATAAACACCAACCAAAATACTCCATTAGTATATACCAAGGAAATTATAGTGGGaaaataatgaatgaaaaaaatatcaacaagtATGATGACATGTTATTTTTACAGATAAAATTATCAAAGGATTTAAATCCGTCCACAAATTtgtctgaaaaaaataaaaaaactcatgtgaCGCGTCGTCTACTAGTCTACTCTGGTCACTAAAAAGTCAGGGAAATATGTTTTATACTcgaaaacttatttttaactcAAGTTTTACCTTAAAACACCTTATAGAAACCcctaaaacattaataaacctATTTATGGCATAAATAACCCAGAAATTGGTTAAAAAGCCCAAAATCAATCCCGAACTAAAAGAACTTTCCAACCCCGTATTTACCTTCTTAAGTAAGGTTCAGGTCAAATAACATCTAAATAAAACTTGTCTCATCTAAAGGAACCCGCTGACaccaatatcaattttttttcgtGGTTGAAATTGAAGGCAATAATGATTTTCTCTTCCCCTAATCAGTAATCTAgtgactctcttttttttctttctcaaaccAAGAGACTGAaaggtaaataaaataaaattttggatcaaaagtgaatttttaaaaactaaaaagactgTAGTTGTATCAATAGAAAAGTTGGAGGATCAAAGTGGACTTTTCATGTCAAATTTGAAATTACcatctagtttttttatgtttttcaatttgattattcGAGTTTGAATCTTGTCATTCCTcaacaatttttaaacaattagtCATTGATTTGGCCACAAAAAGATTCAatagtagagaaaaaaaatgctatgATTAAATCATTATTGAAAACCCTAATAATTTGTTAGCGAAACCcatgtctctctttttttttccaataataattgttgtttataaaaatatattgttattgacACGCTGTTCAATGTCTACTTATCAATGTACTAAAATACgccaaccatctaggtggtggcccagtggtaaaagcttgggaccaagaggtttgctccctctgtggtcttaggttcgagccctgtggttgctcatatgatgcacactggaggcttacatggtcgttaacttcaggacccgtgggattagtcgaggtacgcgtaagctggcccggacatccacattactaaaaataaaaaaatacacctaTTAATTTAATCCATTGCGAGAGGCCTAACACGTTTTGGTGTGGCATCCAATAGCTTTGGAAAATTGGGCTCCACTGTCACAAATAAGGTGTGTCCTAgctagaattaaattaaaaaataaaataaaagccacCTTTGCCTCATTTTAAACTTGCCAATAATAGAgacatattgtttttaaaaggtGAATGATCTTACTTTACCGACACAGAGAAAGGAAGAGAGAACAAATGGAAGAAGGTGAATGATCTTACTTTAAAAGGTGAACATATTGTCCTagctgaaatatatattttttttgtgcaataaaatatgtttagcactatcaaaaaattaaaaaatacaaacaaacacaccaacaaaatatttttgttggtatATTACGGTGAATTGTTTTGACTGAATATGTTTTTGTCACATCCATCGGTAAACACcaaccaaaatattttcttagtatATACCGGAGGAATTATAATgggaaaataataaatgaaaaaaggcCAACAAGTACGATGACGTGTTATTTTTACAgacaaaattatcaaagaatGATTTAAATCCGTCCACAAAtctgtctgtaatatttaatttatgacctaaaTAACTAccctcctttctttctcttttattttttcttcctctatttttctctGCAACAAAGAGCAACCCCCctaattttatcacaaatcaaccTTTCACTACAAATTTGGTCACCTTAATACTCAGTTTGTCAGCATCTTTGTTCTAATTcaaattttgttgatgatttctcactTTAAGTTAGTAAaactacctttttttttgtttgaacttaatatttaggataaaattaaaaaaaaattaaaaaaaaataccaaagtgAAAAAACTTGGCATTTCATTGTTTGTTGCTACAATGAAATACAAAGAACTTTTAATATATGATAAGTAGCTATCTATCTTATTGtcggtaaaactattaaatattggagcaaattaaataaaaaaaaattaaaagcggCCTTCACCACGTATTAAACATGCCAATAATAGAgacatattgtttttaaaaggtGAATGATCCTACTTTACCGAGacagagagaggaagagatAACAAATGGGAGAAGGAAAAGGCTTGGTCTGTGTAACTGGTGGAGCTGGTTTTGTTGCTTCATGGCTGATAATGAGGCTTCTTGAACATGGTTACACTGTCAGAACCACAATTAGATCTAGCCCAGGTGAGCATACGTTTTTCCCCTTTAATCTTGAAAATTCTTGTATTTGCCCTTCCTAAATTAGTATGGCTACATATAGCCTAAGTACGTAATTGTAATTCAactaatatttctttcttttattcttaattaGGAGCTCTCAGATTAAGAAATATCTTTCGAATAAAATGAAGTGTGCATAATCATGTGGACatctattaataattaatttgttgaatgCTGAAATGTGTGTGCGTTAAACATGACATGACCCTGATAATCTCTTTTTGTACTATATGCATGGCCAGGAATTAGCAAAGACATAAGCTACCTCACAAACCTAGCAAGAGCGGCAGAGAAACTGCAAATCTTTAACGCAGATCTTGACGATCCAGACAGTTTCAATGAGGCCATTGAGGGATGCATGGGAGTCTTTCATCTCGCGTTCCCCCTTGACTTCGCTGATAGAGAACCAGAAGAAGTGATCACCAAAAGAGCTGTTGATGGCACTCTAGGGGTTTTGAGAGCATGTGTAAATGCAAAGACAGTGAAGAGAGTTGTCTGTGCTTCTAGTCAAGCCACAGTTATATATagtggtgatggtgatgagaAGGTGGTTGATGAGAGTTCGTGGACCAACATAGATTATTATAGAAGCCTAAATCGTTTTGGCACTTCCTACTTGGTTGCTAAGAATAAGACTGAAAGGGCAGCTCTTGATTTTGCTGAGCAATATGGATTGGATCTTGTGTTCTTGATTCCTCCACTAATTGTCGGTCCTTTCATATGCCCTCGCATCCCTGAATCGGTCCGATGGTCGCTATCTTTGATTTTTGGTGagctaatttgttttggtttaactTGAATTGGGACTATTTAGAACTTGAATTTTATCTTGTAGCATATGTTCAAATCTTTTccactttttaatatttttatgtagtgttattaaactcggtcgACACGGAAAGTCAACAGTTTTAGaatcttagaaaaaattaatctagaatctacatcattaattttaaactgACTTGGGTTCATTCTTTTAATCCACAACAAAGgtcataaacatgtttaataactttgtttgtGTGCGCAGGTGAGAAACGATTGTATCATCTCCTTATCAAGCTAAATGTGGTGCACACAGATGATGTAGCCAGGGCGTATATATTCCTGCTCGAATTCCCTCATGCAAAAGGAAGGTATATTTGTTCATGGGAAGAAATATCCATCGATGAGATGTCTGAATTTCTTTCCGCTAGATACCCAGAATTTCAGATTCCCACGAAAGAGTGAGTTGCATATCTTGAGCCTTTATTTCTTTCCTGGTATTACATCTTCGGCTAAATTCATCGATTAGtaacttttattagattttatgttAGTTAATTTGACACAAAATTTAAGGAAAACAATATCAATTGGATGGAATTAGACGAATTGGAAGAATGAGATAGAAGTTGAGAGCAAATTCCATATATTTTTTGCATATGTTTCCAAACTTATGTATTTGCCCGTAGTTCCTTGAAGGACATTAAAGGATTCAAAATGCGTGGCCTCTCACCCAAGAAGCTCTTGGATTGTGGATTCAAATTTGAGCACGGTCTTGAAGACATGTTTGATGGGGCAATTCAATCATGCAAGGAGAAGGGATTTCTTTAGATTCATTCTCGCACCCACGTATTACATCTtatcttataatatattatatattttcattatttcgcacgcatgtaaaatattaataaagattCCTTCCTTGTAATTGTCTGCCATTGTAATCAATATTTCATCATGTgatgatttatttgatattaaaaatattaaggtaataaatatgtataatttttaaaatataatgattaaattaaattttttatgtgaattttaaaattattatatatttatggcgtgttttttattttgattctttatcttttaattttattattagttaataaaCTTGACTATTGAGCTAGCAATTTATGTAAACacacatttcatttaaaaaaaaatcccttctcCATCAGAATCTTTAATCTGAGCTATTTAAACAGAACCCTAAATTGAACCGCTTATGCAATATCAGCAGCTGagtgaaggaaaaagaaaaaaaaagaaaagaaaaatcaaagtgattgcttgaaaaatctttttgtctggTAGCTTCATTGTGAATGTCAATAGGTAGCTGGGTATTTTATGTTAACGTATCCCAAGTTATTTCAATTTATGAGTgtagttgtctttttttttaattaaatttgattttattattattttttatatatataattaaaaaaatagttttgaaaaaaacattgttattaaactttataaaatgtatatacatattatattttatatataaatattaaattaattaaaaatttaattttataattgatttgtttagtttagttttttattgaactAATATGTACATAACATCCACTCACTTATTTATTATGCGGAAGATTGTTAAAATCatagttgactcgtaaaatcatatgattttttaagtcaatatatgtttaacatgtaaaattactttaaaaatttaaaaataaataaaattaattaaatcaagcaAAATCACAATATAAAAATCGTTTTAacgattttaataaaaaaaaatacatttttgcgGTGCCATACATTAGATATTTAGATTTGGGTGGACGGCGAGGatgcaattattattttgtaaaatttgaaaaaaattaaattattttttaaatatttttaaatatgatatattaatattaaaaataatttttaaaaaataaaataaaaatatttttaatatatttttaaataaaaattattttaaaaaacagtctTTGTCGTTGTCGTTGTCGtagatatcttttaaaaaacatctttatTAACAGCTGGCTCAAGTGAACTgaaaaccatgtattttataatgttttgccCTTTGCGTTGTTcataaattgatagaaaataatagtaatataaCGTCTGCGTGTATACTCACCGAGTCACCGTCACTGATCCATTTGGCATTTTAAGCTTTATACCTAACCTGTAAATTAAGCCCGAACTGAATTGTATATCATGACCATATTCAAGGTCTGCTATGAGAAGTACAAGTTGAGCTTTTAAGCCACAGACAGACGAGGTTTGTTTGTTATGgatggattttttaaattgattatatgactaatttaaattaattcttgaattatTAAACACATTAGCATTTAGaaaaaattttcttatgattttatgattttatgattttaagatttgtttttacaatttgagtttatattatattttttgtgtggtattaaaaatatgtttttgacaattttgattgtgtgttttgatatttttagatagactttttcaaattcaaccataaaccataaatttttattgatactttttgttttttttctatgtgatGAATAATAATTGAGTTGcatatagtttttataaaatgtaatcgatacataaaaaatttaaaaagtgataaaatatcaacccctaatcttttttttttactccgtagtagaattttttttttttaaaaaaaagaaaagattttcaTGCAATATGAAAccattaaaatgaaagaaatctaACATAAGTGGTTTAAATCATAACACCTACAGTTAAAGGAGTTGAAATCACAACAACaagaacagcagcagcaacaatttAGGGGTGGCATTTGTACCACTATccattgaattttgaaaagttCTAATTCACCAGatgtttttaacatcaacattatcattatgtttttttttttttttaactttgtgcTATATATGTGACCAGAACACAAGAGGGACGTTAGCTTCCTGACAAGTCTACCAGGAGGATCAGAGAGACTACAAGTCTCTTCTATGCAGATTTAAGTGAACCCGACGGCTTTGATGTGGCTATTAAAGGATGTATTGGTGTCTTTCATGTAGCTACTCCTGTACCTCAAGATTTTGGAAATGGAGAAGCCGAGGAAGTAGTTATCCAAGGAGCAGCTGATGGAACATTAGGAATCTTGAAGGCTTGCTTGAATTCAAAGACAGTGAAACGAGTTGTGTATTGCTTGAAATATTCTTTTTGTTAGGTAGCTTCATTGTGAATGTCAAGAGGTAGccacttttaaaaataagaaagaggaGTTGacttcttacatttgatcaaaaaaaaaaaaaaagagaagttgacaccacgttaataaaaaaagaaagaaagaggactTGACACGTCTCTTTCCATATATATGAGTATGAACCAGAGAGGGAGGAAGACTCACCACCACAATTTCATTGGAACTCATcttagagagggagagagaaatggAAGGAGAAAGAGGAACAGTGTGTGTTACAGGGGGCACTGGGTACTTGGCCTCGTGTTTGATCATGAAGCTCCTGGAGCAAGGCTACTCTGTTAACACCACCGTCAGACCTCACCCTGGTaagttttctatatattttttgggttggggggggggggggtttcgGGGACGGGGAAATGAGAGATCTGAGCCTCGTTCATGGTGACATATGAAAAAAGGTCAGTGAATAATGGAAAATATCACGAAAATAGCTTCACCCGGAGAAGATCGAACGGTGGCTCGAACTGCATAACCTTGTTCAAGTAGCCTCGTGATCAGGCATGATTGCATGAAGCAATGAATCCTGTTcctagacacacacacacacacattctcTCAAATATGGAGAGAACCTATTTAAGTAGGATTTGTTTGCTAATTAATGCTGACTAACATTTATGAGCACCGATTCTTCTTTAACATTATATGGCCAGATGGTAACAAGGACATCAGCTACCTCACAGGCCTACCGGGAGCGAAGGAGAGACTCCAGATTTTCAAAGCAGATCTCAACGAACCAGAGAGTTTCAATGAGGCCATTGAAGGGTGCGCGGGAGTCCTTCATCTGGCTCATTCCCTCGATCTTGCTGACAGAGAACCAGAAGAAATAGCCACCAAAAGGTCCTTGGAAGGAACCTTAGGAATTCTGAAAGCATGTCTGAATTCAAAGACAGTGAAGAGAGTTGTTTACACTTCAAGCGCAGCCGCGATTCTGTTCAGTGGCAATGGTCAAGAAGTGGTGGATGAGAGTGCATGGACAGACATAGATTACTTCAAGGATCTAAAATTGACTGCCCGTTCTTACACGTCTTCGAAGACAAAAACCGAAAGGGCTGCTCTAGAATTTGCTGAGCAGCATGGACTGGATCTAGTGACTTTGATTCCTTCTCTTGTTCTTGGTCCGTTCAATAGTCCCAGAATCCCAGCCTCGTTCTACGTGGGGCTGGCTATGATCATGGGTATGATCACTCTCTTTAACAAGAAATCATActggattaatttttaaaaaacagtttaaaaaaatcatttttaaaaaaaacctctgcGGTTTGGGCAGGGCCAAACACCCTATTAGCACACCTGATCAACAAGAACTCCTTCAGCAATCATGGGCTAAATCCTTGCTGCAGTATCATTAGACTATAAAGATACTTGAACATTCATGTTAAATTTGCAGGCAACAGGAATCTATATCGACTTCTTATGGAGTCAAATATGGTACATGTGGAGGATGTGGCCATGGCACATATCTTCCTTCTCGAGTATCCTGGTGCGAAAGGGAGGTACATCTGTTCATCAGATAGAATATCACTGAATGGGATGTCCGAATTTCTTTCTGCTAGATACCCAGATCTTCAAATTCCAACAAAAGAGTGAGTTCGCAAtatttcttgtataattatatGTTTCTGATTCATGAAGAAAGTCCATTCTATTTTATTAGCTGGCCTTTTTCCTTGTATCTCTCCAGCCTTACATCCCTCTTGTGTACAGGTCCTTGAAGGACATTACAGGTTACAAACAATGCGGCCTCTCGTCGAAAAAGCTCCTGGATTGTGGATTCAGATTCGAGCATGGTCTTGAGGACATGTTTGATGGAGCTATACAATCCTGCAAGGAGAAGGGGTTTATTTAGAATAATCTTGGCAACAActtatccttttcttctcttcttaagTGAATAATGGGTTTGTTAATTGAGATTAATAAGTAATTTCAACAGCACTTTCTTTCTCCAAGACAGTTATTGATAAAAGTAAACGATCAGATCATTCCACAAAACAACCcgtgttaatttttattgttaacttaATTAAGACAAAAGGctttttatattcaataataGTGAATCATTGTCATccgatctttttttatttaatttattctaatatTTAGGGCCTGCATATGTTCGTACTGAGGATCTAGCTATTTTGTAGTggtaattgatgatttttttaggtttacaTAAATATAGATCATAATTTCTTTATGATTATGAATAATTCACAACTACGGTAATTGCTCAATTCTCTAAACGTGTTAAGGTGTTTTATTCTAACAATAATTTGAAAtgtaacaattttctttttaatttttattaacgtggatattCGGGTTAGCTTGCacgtatctcgattaatttcacgggccctgaagttaacgaccatgtaagtcttcagcatccctgaggtttgtgagactcgaactggtgacctataaaaaataaatttagaatctgACCAACTGAGTTATACTaccagaaaaaactaaaaaattatagaattgtCACTCAAATATCATGTTTAAGAACTTTCCAACTAAATAGTAGAGCTGAACGTAAACTTGAATCTTTTTAGGAGGAAGCTTTTTTAACTATTGTTTATTCAATAAATcgagtcctttttttttatattgatacaGCTTGTCTCGCGTATTTAATTGTATATGATTTGGTCTTCTTCAACCGTATTTTATTCTCAAATAATCTACTAAGAAAACACTAGTTTGTTGATTTAgctattgatttatttttatattcacttTCTAATTCaagcttttcaaattatttcaataacaatgatgcCTCTTGTCGCATTCGACATCATCGTTGTGACTTGTCCTTCGCTGTAACTTAtctttttcttatgaaaatgcTATTTTTTGTGCGAGAGAGAGGCAAATATCTTAACTTTGTGAAAATGAGTttccacctagtattatgatcactaaaaaattctaattagtcaataaaaatatatgataaaaaactagttatactaaaaaaaagatattaccACTTTAAAACATCTTATTTAAGGTAGATTTCATTACTTATCTTGTCTTCTATTCCTAATAGTTTGTTATGCATAGTTTATTGGTGATCTATCTTCAGGatgataacaagtttattatgATAAGTTAAACCTTAATTGTTGGCTTAAACCTATTCATTTTAaagtttggtttatttttttcactcttgGTTATTACTTTTGGATAACATTTTGGTGAATTGACAATTCTAAGATTGGTCACTCTTGATCACAATTTATGACTAATTATCGATCAAGTCATGTCAATAAATAATTCATGGATCCATATTGGGATCATTGAACCCAACCTAAATTATAGAAAAAGTTTATGAAAGGCGCTTCGATATTGTGTTTACTCTAAATACCAAAAGTaaatagcaaaatattttttaacttggatTTTTAGAAACCAGGATGAGTATTTAAGGATTTGAGAATGCtaacagttaaaaaattataagaatccAATATGAAAACATGCTAtctgttgaatattttttttcttttttttattattttaaaaataaaaatataaaaataacatgttaattataaaacttacatgaatgttaacaaaatacaatttttttaacataattatgAAGACAATGGTGATTATAGCAAGCATAGATATTCAAGACAAcaatttaattctaaaaataaaatgtttcaaATTGTATTATTCATTA is part of the Populus trichocarpa isolate Nisqually-1 chromosome 2, P.trichocarpa_v4.1, whole genome shotgun sequence genome and encodes:
- the LOC112326581 gene encoding vestitone reductase; amino-acid sequence: MEGYSGKGVVCVTGGTGFVASWLIMRLLEQGYTVRTTVRSNPTDGKQGIGYLTDLPGAKERLQIFNADLDRPDSFNEAIEGCTGVFHVAHPTGFTKEEAEEMVIKRATEGTIGVLQACLNSKTVKRVVYTSGISTVLFSGNGQQVADESAWTDIDYFRSLNVIGNPSLIAKTYTERAALEFAEQHGLDLVTLIPSLVFGPFICPKIPRSVHMGLAMVLGNRNHYRFLIKSNMVHIDDVAMAHIFLLENSNAKGRYLCSSNEVSLNEMFEFLSATYPDLQIPARE
- the LOC7453972 gene encoding vestitone reductase isoform X2 is translated as MEEGKGLVCVTGGAGFVASWLIMRLLEHGYTVRTTIRSSPGISKDISYLTNLARAAEKLQIFNADLDDPDSFNEAIEGCMGVFHLAFPLDFADREPEEVITKRAVDGTLGVLRACVNAKTVKRVVCASSQATVIYSGDGDEKVVDESSWTNIDYYRSLNRFGTSYLVAKNKTERAALDFAEQYGLDLVFLIPPLIVGPFICPRIPESVRWSLSLIFGEKRLYHLLIKLNVVHTDDVARAYIFLLEFPHAKGRYICSWEEISIDEMSEFLSARYPEFQIPTKDSLKDIKGFKMRGLSPKKLLDCGFKFEHGLEDMFDGAIQSCKEKGFL
- the LOC7453972 gene encoding vestitone reductase isoform X1, giving the protein MGEGKGLVCVTGGAGFVASWLIMRLLEHGYTVRTTIRSSPGISKDISYLTNLARAAEKLQIFNADLDDPDSFNEAIEGCMGVFHLAFPLDFADREPEEVITKRAVDGTLGVLRACVNAKTVKRVVCASSQATVIYSGDGDEKVVDESSWTNIDYYRSLNRFGTSYLVAKNKTERAALDFAEQYGLDLVFLIPPLIVGPFICPRIPESVRWSLSLIFGEKRLYHLLIKLNVVHTDDVARAYIFLLEFPHAKGRYICSWEEISIDEMSEFLSARYPEFQIPTKDSLKDIKGFKMRGLSPKKLLDCGFKFEHGLEDMFDGAIQSCKEKGFL
- the LOC127905019 gene encoding vestitone reductase-like; translation: MEGERGTVCVTGGTGYLASCLIMKLLEQGYSVNTTVRPHPDGNKDISYLTGLPGAKERLQIFKADLNEPESFNEAIEGCAGVLHLAHSLDLADREPEEIATKRSLEGTLGILKACLNSKTVKRVVYTSSAAAILFSGNGQEVVDESAWTDIDYFKDLKLTARSYTSSKTKTERAALEFAEQHGLDLVTLIPSLVLGPFNSPRIPASFYVGLAMIMGNRNLYRLLMESNMVHVEDVAMAHIFLLEYPGAKGRYICSSDRISLNGMSEFLSARYPDLQIPTKESLKDITGYKQCGLSSKKLLDCGFRFEHGLEDMFDGAIQSCKEKGFI